A genomic segment from Desulfurispirillum indicum S5 encodes:
- a CDS encoding biotin--[acetyl-CoA-carboxylase] ligase produces the protein MSKTAFNVNPSGQRSEEDFGEILATWPHRLDLLESTPSTNSYLLEQSGTLEHGTLAATKIQSGGRGRFGRPWFSDSESIAFSVCLDAPREMQHLTLIPVLAAVAVLNTCSALGADVRVKWPNDITDTKGRKLCGILTELRTQGGTPRNVIVGIGLNVNQAQFPPEVAEIAQSLRILTANTTFSCPAVILSIAQELLSGYNELLNHNGGALVDRWKASCAMFGRPYRDRRHDQVFTPLDMADDGSLVVRNQDGTITTISSGEVIEVAHSY, from the coding sequence ATGAGTAAAACAGCGTTTAACGTCAACCCTTCCGGCCAGCGCAGCGAGGAAGATTTCGGTGAAATTCTGGCCACCTGGCCCCACCGCCTGGATCTGCTGGAGAGTACTCCCTCCACTAACAGCTATCTGCTGGAGCAGTCCGGCACCCTTGAGCACGGAACCCTTGCCGCCACGAAAATCCAGTCCGGCGGACGAGGGCGCTTCGGACGCCCATGGTTTTCCGATAGTGAATCCATCGCCTTCTCCGTCTGCCTTGACGCCCCCCGTGAGATGCAGCACCTCACCCTCATTCCCGTCCTGGCGGCAGTGGCCGTACTCAACACCTGCAGTGCGCTGGGCGCAGACGTCCGGGTGAAATGGCCCAACGACATAACCGACACAAAAGGGCGTAAACTCTGCGGCATCCTGACGGAACTGCGCACCCAGGGTGGCACTCCCCGCAACGTCATAGTAGGCATCGGGCTCAACGTCAATCAGGCGCAATTCCCTCCTGAAGTGGCCGAAATTGCCCAAAGCCTGCGCATATTGACGGCAAACACCACCTTTTCTTGCCCTGCGGTTATTCTATCCATTGCGCAAGAGCTGCTCAGCGGCTACAATGAACTCCTCAACCATAACGGGGGTGCCCTCGTCGACAGATGGAAAGCGTCCTGCGCCATGTTCGGCCGCCCCTATCGCGACCGCCGCCATGACCAGGTGTTCACACCACTGGATATGGCAGATGACGGCTCACTGGTCGTCAGAAACCAGGATGGCACCATAACCACTATCAGCTCCGGCGAGGTAATTGAAGTTGCTCATAGCTATTGA
- the ilvD gene encoding dihydroxy-acid dehydratase, with product MRSDRVKKGIERAPHRSLMYATGVSKKSMERPFIGIVSSFTDLIPGHTGMRDLERFIEKGVHSGGGQSFIFSVPGVCDGISMGHVGMHYSLPTRELIADMIESVTMAHALDGLVLLTNCDKITPGMLLAAGRLNVPCIVVTAGPMMTGNYKNIRRDFITDTFEAMGQCQAGLITRDELDRLEMSACPGQGSCQGLFTANTMACVSEALGMSLPYCATALAGFAEKRRIAQESGEVICRLVREDIKPRDIMTAQAFDNAIAIDMALGGSTNTALHIPAIAHECGIRIPMERFDEISRQVPNISSLKPAGIYYMEDFHFAGGIPAAMQQLGANIHDCLTLSGLTTAQIAAQAINYNQEVIRTMDNPVKKEGGIAVLKGNLAPGGSVIKQTAVSDAMRHFSGTARVFNSEEMAMEAIMGKQIKAGDVVVIRYEGPRGGPGMREMLAPTAAIMGMGLGEKVCLITDGRFSGGTRGPCIGHISPEAAAGGPIAAVQEGDTIIIDLDSRSLHLDITDEEIARRMERVVHPEPKIKTGWLARYARQVTSADTGAVME from the coding sequence ATGAGAAGTGATCGTGTAAAGAAAGGGATCGAAAGAGCCCCTCACCGTTCTTTAATGTATGCCACCGGCGTCAGTAAGAAATCCATGGAACGACCATTTATCGGAATAGTTTCCAGCTTTACGGATCTGATTCCGGGGCATACTGGCATGCGGGATCTTGAGCGCTTTATTGAAAAAGGGGTCCATTCCGGTGGGGGCCAGTCATTTATCTTCAGCGTGCCCGGTGTCTGTGACGGCATATCCATGGGCCATGTGGGAATGCACTACTCCCTGCCGACCCGTGAGCTGATTGCCGACATGATAGAGTCTGTGACCATGGCCCACGCGCTGGACGGCCTGGTACTGCTGACCAACTGTGACAAGATCACACCGGGGATGCTGCTGGCGGCCGGACGTCTCAACGTACCCTGCATAGTTGTTACCGCCGGACCGATGATGACGGGGAACTACAAGAATATCCGCCGTGATTTCATTACCGACACCTTTGAGGCCATGGGTCAGTGTCAGGCTGGTCTGATTACCCGTGATGAACTGGATCGCCTGGAAATGTCGGCCTGCCCCGGGCAGGGATCCTGTCAGGGGCTTTTCACCGCCAATACCATGGCCTGTGTCAGCGAAGCCCTGGGTATGAGTCTGCCCTACTGCGCCACGGCGCTGGCCGGGTTTGCTGAAAAGCGGCGCATCGCCCAGGAGTCGGGGGAGGTCATCTGCCGCCTGGTACGCGAAGACATCAAGCCTCGCGATATCATGACCGCACAGGCTTTTGACAATGCCATTGCCATTGATATGGCTCTGGGTGGTTCCACCAATACCGCTTTACATATCCCCGCCATTGCCCACGAATGCGGCATCCGCATTCCCATGGAACGATTCGATGAGATCAGTCGCCAGGTACCCAATATCTCAAGCCTCAAACCGGCTGGTATCTACTATATGGAGGACTTCCACTTTGCAGGTGGTATTCCTGCCGCCATGCAGCAGCTGGGAGCCAATATCCACGACTGCCTGACGCTCAGTGGCCTCACCACCGCCCAGATCGCGGCTCAGGCCATCAATTACAATCAGGAAGTCATTCGCACCATGGACAACCCCGTGAAAAAAGAGGGGGGGATCGCTGTGCTCAAGGGGAATCTTGCTCCCGGTGGCAGCGTCATCAAGCAGACGGCGGTCAGCGATGCCATGCGTCATTTCAGCGGCACCGCCAGGGTGTTCAACTCTGAGGAGATGGCCATGGAGGCTATCATGGGCAAGCAGATCAAGGCTGGTGACGTGGTGGTAATCCGCTACGAGGGACCGCGCGGTGGCCCTGGCATGCGCGAGATGCTGGCGCCCACGGCAGCCATCATGGGCATGGGGCTGGGCGAGAAGGTCTGCCTGATCACCGATGGCCGCTTCAGCGGTGGTACCCGTGGCCCCTGTATTGGTCACATTTCACCGGAAGCCGCTGCCGGAGGACCCATTGCCGCGGTTCAGGAAGGTGATACGATCATCATAGATCTGGATAGCCGCTCCCTGCACCTGGATATTACCGATGAGGAAATCGCCCGACGTATGGAGCGCGTGGTTCACCCTGAACCGAAGATCAAAACCGGCTGGCTGGCCCGTTACGCCCGCCAGGTGACATCGGCCGATACCGGCGCGGTGATGGAATAA
- the ilvB gene encoding biosynthetic-type acetolactate synthase large subunit yields MKLTGAQIFVECLRKENVDVMFGYPGGVLIGIYDALYDSDINHILTRHEQGAAHAADGYARSTGKVGVCMATSGPGATNLVTGIATAYMDSVPMVVFTGQVPTAAIGNDAFQEADIVGITRPIVKHNYLVQDISELATTIKEAFHIASTGRPGPVLVDIPKDVIHAQYEFSYPEEVNIPGYRPTTKGHPGQIKKFVQLVKQARRPLFYVGGGVKASNAAEELRTIAEKLHIPVTETLMGLGSVGGYNKLFIGMLGMHGCYAANTAISECDLVIAVGARFDDRVTGKLDEFAKDATVIHIDIDPSSISKSVFAHHPIVGDVKEVLQDILQELEKHDVKEIASGHDDWVEQIQQWQRQYPLTYVPSDEVIKPQFVLETLSDMIKERDAIITTEVGQHQMWAAQFIKHRDARRFVTSGGLGTMGFGFPAAVGAAFGNPDSIVIDVAGDGSIQMNIQEMIVAVQFKLNVKILILNNGFLGMVRQWQQLFFNRRYSSTNIEFQPDFVKLGEAYGATGLRTSKPSEVAGVLEKMLNTPGPVIVDMVIDREENVMPMVPAGASVRDMILTDQI; encoded by the coding sequence ATGAAACTGACAGGAGCGCAGATATTTGTTGAATGTCTGAGGAAAGAAAATGTGGATGTGATGTTCGGTTACCCGGGGGGGGTTCTGATCGGTATCTACGATGCTTTGTATGATTCCGACATCAACCACATCCTCACCCGTCACGAGCAGGGCGCGGCCCACGCCGCCGACGGTTATGCCCGCAGCACCGGCAAGGTGGGTGTCTGCATGGCTACCAGTGGTCCCGGTGCCACCAACCTGGTAACCGGTATTGCCACGGCGTACATGGACTCGGTTCCCATGGTGGTCTTCACTGGCCAGGTTCCCACGGCTGCCATTGGCAACGACGCTTTCCAGGAAGCGGATATCGTGGGTATCACCCGCCCTATTGTCAAACACAACTATCTGGTGCAGGACATCAGCGAGTTGGCCACCACCATCAAGGAGGCTTTCCACATTGCTTCCACTGGCCGGCCCGGGCCAGTGCTGGTGGATATCCCCAAAGATGTCATTCACGCCCAGTACGAGTTCAGTTATCCCGAAGAAGTGAATATTCCCGGCTATCGTCCCACCACCAAGGGGCATCCCGGGCAGATCAAGAAATTCGTGCAGCTGGTGAAGCAGGCCAGGCGTCCGCTGTTCTATGTGGGCGGCGGGGTGAAGGCCTCCAACGCGGCTGAAGAGTTGCGCACCATTGCTGAAAAACTGCACATCCCCGTTACCGAAACCTTGATGGGCCTTGGGTCGGTGGGCGGCTACAACAAGCTGTTTATCGGCATGCTCGGTATGCACGGCTGTTATGCCGCCAATACGGCTATCAGTGAGTGCGATCTGGTTATTGCCGTGGGTGCGCGCTTTGATGACCGCGTCACCGGCAAGCTCGACGAATTCGCCAAAGATGCCACGGTCATTCACATTGATATCGACCCCTCCTCCATCTCGAAGAGCGTCTTTGCCCACCATCCCATTGTGGGTGATGTGAAAGAGGTTCTGCAGGATATTCTGCAGGAGCTGGAAAAGCACGACGTCAAGGAAATTGCCAGTGGCCATGACGACTGGGTGGAGCAGATCCAGCAGTGGCAGCGTCAGTACCCCCTGACCTATGTGCCCAGCGATGAAGTCATCAAGCCTCAGTTTGTGCTGGAGACGCTCAGTGACATGATCAAGGAGCGCGATGCCATTATTACCACCGAGGTTGGCCAGCACCAGATGTGGGCTGCCCAGTTCATCAAGCATCGCGATGCGCGGCGCTTTGTCACCAGCGGAGGCCTCGGCACCATGGGATTTGGCTTCCCGGCGGCAGTGGGAGCGGCCTTTGGCAACCCTGACTCCATCGTTATTGATGTGGCTGGTGATGGCTCCATCCAGATGAATATTCAGGAGATGATTGTGGCCGTTCAGTTCAAACTGAACGTGAAGATCCTCATCCTCAACAATGGTTTCCTGGGCATGGTGCGCCAGTGGCAGCAGCTGTTTTTCAACCGTCGCTACAGCAGCACCAACATCGAATTCCAGCCGGACTTTGTCAAGCTGGGCGAGGCCTACGGTGCCACGGGGCTGCGCACCAGCAAGCCTTCGGAAGTCGCCGGGGTGCTGGAGAAGATGCTCAACACGCCGGGGCCGGTTATTGTGGACATGGTTATCGACCGTGAAGAGAACGTCATGCCCATGGTTCCGGCAGGAGCCAGTGTCAGAGATATGATCCTGACAGATCAAATCTAA
- the ilvN gene encoding acetolactate synthase small subunit: MKHTISVIVENKFGVLSRVTGLFSGRGYNIESLSVAPIDDNRFSRITLVTTGDDKVVEQITKQLHKLINTIKVIDLTNEEHIERELLLVKINCPNTTVRSEILQIMDIFRGKTVDVAVKSITVEVTGAAEKVNAFIDMIRPFGIKEMARTGKVAMLRGQKP; the protein is encoded by the coding sequence ATGAAACATACCATAAGCGTCATTGTAGAAAATAAATTCGGGGTTCTGTCGCGGGTGACGGGACTGTTCAGCGGTCGCGGGTACAATATCGAAAGTCTCAGCGTGGCCCCCATTGATGACAATCGCTTCAGCCGTATCACCCTGGTGACTACGGGTGACGACAAAGTGGTGGAGCAGATTACCAAGCAACTGCACAAGCTTATCAACACCATCAAGGTCATCGACCTGACCAACGAAGAGCATATTGAACGCGAGCTGCTGCTGGTTAAGATAAACTGCCCCAACACGACGGTGCGCAGCGAAATTCTGCAGATCATGGATATTTTCCGTGGCAAGACGGTGGATGTGGCTGTCAAGAGCATTACCGTCGAGGTGACCGGTGCCGCCGAGAAGGTCAACGCCTTTATCGACATGATCAGGCCCTTTGGCATCAAGGAGATGGCCCGCACCGGCAAGGTGGCCATGCTGCGCGGTCAGAAGCCCTGA
- a CDS encoding response regulator yields the protein MKTIKQLEVFAAKQSILIAEDEEILGRQLGELLGKFFLKVDVARDGQDALELYRKNDGYDIVITDIRMPRMNGIELSQAIKSMDPEQKIVVISAHHETEYFIELINIGIDGFILKPVKTHQLASVLLRASEFIVHRKQFELLRAKKYIESLRSQIATRPRKTSSYDRAMEQVSQISQEELKKRQDEAINSFKAGKVSALHFIEELKSDPKDWESALEDIDEMMELGASLDSIISTMIVEGFTMEMRDDFLEIFESYRVIFDRFMRFSAIADALHKLVISIEAIDTENLDHNHVSILASMLESLAEDIQKFTTHIFVDGDAVDIHYLDDALMSNIEQICNKLEGHEEDGGELELF from the coding sequence ATGAAGACCATCAAGCAACTGGAAGTCTTTGCCGCCAAACAGAGCATTCTCATCGCTGAAGATGAAGAGATCCTCGGCCGCCAGCTTGGCGAACTGCTGGGGAAATTCTTCCTGAAAGTCGATGTGGCCAGGGACGGGCAGGATGCCCTGGAGCTCTACCGCAAAAACGACGGCTACGATATTGTCATAACTGACATTCGCATGCCTCGCATGAACGGCATTGAGCTGAGCCAGGCCATCAAGTCCATGGACCCCGAGCAGAAGATCGTTGTGATCTCCGCCCACCATGAGACCGAGTACTTTATCGAACTCATCAACATCGGCATCGATGGATTTATCCTCAAGCCCGTCAAGACCCACCAGCTGGCCAGTGTCCTGTTACGCGCATCGGAGTTCATCGTCCATCGCAAGCAGTTTGAACTGCTGCGGGCCAAAAAGTACATCGAATCGCTGCGCAGCCAGATCGCGACGCGCCCACGCAAGACAAGCTCCTATGATCGGGCCATGGAACAGGTCAGCCAGATCAGCCAGGAAGAACTGAAGAAGCGACAGGATGAGGCCATCAACAGCTTCAAGGCCGGCAAAGTCTCGGCCCTGCACTTCATTGAAGAGCTCAAAAGTGATCCCAAGGACTGGGAGAGCGCCCTGGAGGACATCGATGAGATGATGGAACTGGGTGCCAGCCTGGACTCCATCATCAGCACCATGATCGTCGAAGGATTCACTATGGAGATGCGCGATGATTTCCTGGAGATATTCGAAAGCTACCGGGTGATCTTCGACCGTTTCATGCGCTTTTCCGCCATAGCAGACGCCCTGCATAAGCTGGTCATCAGCATTGAGGCCATTGACACCGAAAACCTCGACCACAACCATGTGAGCATTCTGGCCAGCATGCTCGAAAGCCTGGCCGAGGATATCCAGAAATTCACCACCCATATCTTTGTGGACGGCGATGCTGTTGATATCCACTACCTCGACGACGCCCTGATGAGCAATATTGAACAGATATGCAACAAACTTGAGGGGCATGAGGAAGATGGGGGAGAGCTGGAACTTTTCTGA
- a CDS encoding ATP-binding protein produces the protein MHSSFSQGLPVSIASDVFLVRMRQKPHSRTYWLENQHESVLFNPGGTLGQEEDFERIRRDFPLERIRYIVVNSALPEACGALPYLEKRIGRDDLLIVTQGQMADSLRQMGVRSSIYPIDQRNFQLSRPGFLCHFIPTPYCPCPGSFVTCFPEKGLLFSGELFGNTLSAGILHHEDDFEAIAQYHSQAIPNSQLLGLALSRIQSLTVQTILPNRGPVITATDIAALTSGMEAMAALLSKKSIQAALETYGEVVERKHLEQALEKSHQLEQEVTQQAALLDIVTNSVSDLIFYKDCQLRYIGCNKAFADFVGLSTEDIVDKSDEDLFEPTYARFFRLFEEKVLARQQPEASLGWSWKDDNPEEMRRFISSTSLLRSHSGQVIGIVTVSRDWTRQWKAEQKLASLNRHLEERVQEELEKNRKQNALILQQSRHAIMGEMLSMIAHQWRQPLSAISMAVGTLDTYQQMGILTEKDINVAVTDIEQQTDYLSRVIEDFRNFFRPTSSREDIPIPDLVSRCLALMGHLFARNSIVLQNLTATREPVNVHTNEIIQVIVNILKNAFDVLSERSVENPVVTFRDSVEDGELCLEIEDNGGGIPEKFLPLIFDPYFSTKENKNGTGLGLYMSKVIMEEHNHGSIHARNSAGGAVFQLRFHRNRSTP, from the coding sequence ATGCACTCCAGCTTCAGTCAGGGCCTCCCTGTCAGCATAGCTTCCGACGTCTTTCTGGTGCGCATGCGGCAGAAGCCCCACAGTCGCACCTACTGGCTGGAAAACCAGCACGAAAGCGTCCTGTTCAATCCCGGGGGAACCCTTGGACAGGAAGAGGATTTTGAGCGCATCCGCCGGGATTTCCCCCTGGAACGGATCCGCTATATAGTGGTAAACAGTGCCCTTCCAGAGGCGTGTGGAGCTTTGCCCTACCTGGAAAAACGCATTGGGCGCGACGATCTGCTCATCGTCACCCAGGGGCAGATGGCGGACAGCCTGCGGCAGATGGGGGTACGCTCCTCCATCTACCCCATTGATCAGCGCAACTTTCAGCTTTCGCGACCCGGCTTTCTCTGCCACTTTATTCCGACGCCCTACTGTCCCTGCCCCGGCTCCTTTGTGACCTGCTTTCCCGAAAAGGGGCTGCTCTTCTCCGGGGAACTCTTCGGCAACACCCTGAGTGCAGGAATTCTGCACCATGAAGACGATTTCGAAGCCATTGCCCAGTATCACTCTCAGGCCATACCCAACAGTCAGTTGCTCGGGCTGGCACTGAGTCGTATCCAGAGCCTGACAGTACAAACCATCCTGCCCAATCGCGGCCCCGTGATCACCGCAACCGACATTGCCGCGCTCACCTCGGGCATGGAGGCCATGGCCGCGCTGCTCAGCAAAAAGAGCATCCAGGCCGCCCTGGAGACCTATGGTGAAGTGGTGGAGCGCAAGCACCTGGAGCAGGCCCTGGAGAAGTCCCACCAGCTGGAGCAGGAAGTTACCCAGCAGGCGGCCCTGCTGGACATTGTCACCAATTCGGTGTCGGATCTCATTTTCTACAAGGATTGCCAGCTTCGCTACATCGGCTGCAACAAAGCTTTCGCCGACTTTGTCGGGCTCAGCACAGAAGATATTGTCGACAAGAGCGACGAGGACCTCTTTGAGCCAACCTATGCCCGATTCTTTCGCTTGTTTGAAGAGAAGGTATTGGCTCGTCAACAGCCCGAGGCGTCTTTGGGCTGGTCGTGGAAGGACGATAACCCCGAGGAAATGCGACGCTTTATCTCCAGCACATCACTGTTGCGCAGCCACAGCGGTCAGGTGATCGGCATTGTCACCGTCAGTCGCGACTGGACCCGCCAGTGGAAAGCGGAACAGAAGCTGGCATCCCTGAACCGCCACCTGGAAGAGCGGGTTCAGGAGGAGCTGGAAAAAAACCGCAAACAGAATGCCCTGATTCTGCAGCAATCCCGTCACGCCATTATGGGGGAAATGCTCTCCATGATTGCCCACCAGTGGCGCCAGCCCCTCTCAGCCATCTCCATGGCCGTTGGCACCCTGGACACCTACCAGCAGATGGGTATTCTCACCGAAAAGGACATCAACGTAGCTGTCACCGATATTGAACAGCAGACCGACTACCTTTCACGGGTCATTGAAGACTTCCGCAACTTTTTCCGCCCCACCTCCTCGCGGGAAGATATTCCCATACCGGATCTGGTCAGCCGCTGCCTGGCCCTGATGGGTCATCTGTTCGCCCGCAACAGTATCGTCCTGCAGAATTTGACCGCCACCAGGGAGCCCGTCAATGTTCACACCAATGAAATCATTCAGGTTATTGTCAATATCCTGAAAAACGCCTTTGATGTCCTTTCTGAACGATCTGTTGAAAATCCCGTTGTGACTTTCCGTGATTCGGTGGAGGATGGGGAGCTCTGTCTGGAAATAGAAGACAACGGCGGAGGCATTCCCGAAAAGTTTCTGCCCCTGATCTTTGATCCCTATTTCAGCACCAAGGAAAACAAGAATGGAACAGGCCTTGGGCTCTACATGTCCAAGGTCATTATGGAAGAACACAATCACGGCTCCATCCATGCCCGCAACAGTGCTGGCGGAGCCGTATTTCAATTGCGCTTTCACCGCAACAGGAGCACTCCATGA
- a CDS encoding CidA/LrgA family protein — MLGGILLILFCQLGGEVLVRSLGLPLPGPVAGMVLLLGVVIVYRDVPATLRSATDGLLRYLALLFVPIAVTGIMAHRVFMYEIWFPLTVAILGSTILGIITTALVFRLLMRRQQRSGRSAS, encoded by the coding sequence ATGCTGGGTGGCATACTCTTGATACTGTTTTGTCAATTGGGAGGGGAAGTACTGGTTCGTTCCCTGGGGCTGCCGTTGCCCGGGCCGGTGGCTGGCATGGTGCTGCTGCTGGGTGTGGTTATTGTCTATCGCGATGTTCCGGCCACCCTGCGCAGTGCCACTGACGGGCTGCTGCGCTATCTTGCCCTGCTCTTTGTGCCCATTGCCGTGACAGGAATCATGGCGCACCGGGTCTTTATGTATGAAATCTGGTTTCCCCTGACCGTGGCCATTCTCGGCAGCACCATCCTGGGCATTATCACGACCGCCCTGGTTTTTCGCCTGCTGATGCGACGCCAGCAGCGCTCCGGGAGGTCAGCGTCATGA
- a CDS encoding LrgB family protein, translating to MMEWVLESSLLWLGITITAFLLGSWLNIKARRNALVNPALISIFLVCVALVATGVSHEEYFASVSLIHFLLGPATVALAIPLYDQFAQIRRLLVPIMVACLCGLTVCAVSAVAIGMYFDQSRELLISLAPKSVTTPIAMGISETLGGLGSLTAALVIITGVSGSIVGPLVLKLIREKDENTQGFTMGLVAHGFGTAYAFSISPAAGAFAGLAMGLTGLFSAFLLPLFLQLMGV from the coding sequence ATGATGGAATGGGTGCTCGAAAGCTCGCTGCTGTGGCTGGGCATTACCATTACGGCCTTCTTACTGGGCAGCTGGCTCAATATCAAAGCCAGGCGAAATGCCCTGGTTAATCCGGCGCTGATCAGCATTTTTCTCGTCTGCGTTGCCCTGGTGGCCACGGGGGTTTCCCATGAGGAGTACTTCGCCTCCGTCTCCCTGATCCACTTTCTGCTGGGGCCTGCCACGGTGGCTTTGGCCATTCCCCTGTACGACCAGTTTGCCCAGATACGCCGCCTGCTGGTGCCCATCATGGTGGCCTGCCTGTGTGGCCTGACCGTCTGCGCCGTTTCAGCGGTGGCCATCGGCATGTATTTTGATCAGTCCCGGGAGCTGCTGATTTCTCTGGCGCCAAAATCGGTTACCACCCCGATTGCCATGGGCATCAGCGAAACCCTTGGTGGTCTTGGATCACTGACCGCGGCTCTGGTTATTATCACGGGCGTCTCCGGCAGTATTGTGGGGCCGCTGGTGCTGAAGCTGATCCGGGAGAAAGACGAGAATACCCAGGGCTTCACCATGGGTCTGGTGGCCCACGGCTTTGGAACTGCTTACGCTTTCAGCATCAGCCCTGCGGCCGGAGCTTTTGCTGGTCTGGCCATGGGATTGACAGGCCTTTTCAGCGCTTTCTTGCTGCCACTGTTTTTACAGTTGATGGGAGTGTGA
- a CDS encoding dihydrolipoyl dehydrogenase — protein MREVDVAIIGAGSAGLTAFSEVNRVTENVVIIEAGVGGTTCARVGCMPSKVMIQVAEDFHRREYLATEGIMGAEHLRLDIPAAMAHVRKMRDRFVASVMGGTVARAGDRYIRGKARFCGMNILDVDGQKIKAGKVILATGSRPFVPEGWERLPVPVYTSDTLFEQEDFPASLAVMGTGVIGLELGQALARMGVEVTAFGRSGRVAGITDPELNTSAVTAYSREFPLRFSRDIRVEPIAGASKVRIVWPEGSVEVDGILAAQGRRPNLDDLGLEPLDIPRDEHGIPLFDPQTMQVGDLPLFIAGDVTGSLPVLHEASDEGRIAGYNAVNSVQRFRRKTPLLVVFTDPNVMQVGQTYQQLRDAGTPFEVGQVSFEGQGRSLVMGRNCGLLRVYGHRDSGALLGAEMMGPAGEHIAHELAWAMERGLDVFEMIRLPFYHPVVEEGLRTALRELAARVDRRKARWELSFA, from the coding sequence ATGCGTGAAGTTGATGTAGCCATTATCGGAGCCGGATCTGCCGGATTGACGGCTTTCAGCGAGGTCAATCGGGTCACGGAGAATGTGGTGATCATAGAAGCCGGTGTGGGGGGCACGACCTGTGCCCGTGTCGGCTGCATGCCCTCCAAGGTGATGATTCAGGTTGCCGAAGATTTCCACCGGCGCGAATACCTGGCCACCGAGGGCATCATGGGTGCTGAGCACCTGCGTCTGGATATTCCTGCTGCCATGGCCCATGTGCGCAAAATGCGTGACCGTTTTGTGGCCAGTGTCATGGGCGGTACGGTGGCACGGGCGGGGGATCGCTATATTCGCGGTAAGGCCCGATTTTGCGGGATGAATATCCTGGACGTAGACGGACAGAAGATCAAAGCCGGCAAAGTCATTCTTGCCACCGGATCACGCCCCTTTGTCCCCGAGGGCTGGGAGCGCTTGCCAGTGCCGGTCTATACCAGCGATACCCTTTTTGAGCAGGAAGACTTTCCCGCCTCCCTGGCGGTCATGGGAACCGGTGTTATTGGTCTGGAGCTTGGCCAGGCACTGGCACGCATGGGAGTTGAAGTTACTGCCTTCGGACGCTCTGGACGGGTAGCCGGCATCACGGATCCCGAACTGAACACCTCTGCTGTAACAGCCTACAGCAGGGAATTTCCACTGCGCTTCTCGCGCGATATCCGGGTTGAACCCATCGCGGGAGCTTCAAAGGTGCGTATCGTCTGGCCGGAAGGCTCGGTGGAGGTCGATGGTATCCTGGCGGCACAGGGGCGTCGCCCGAACCTTGATGATCTGGGACTGGAGCCGCTGGATATCCCCCGTGACGAACATGGCATTCCCCTGTTTGACCCCCAGACCATGCAGGTGGGTGATCTGCCACTGTTTATCGCCGGCGATGTGACGGGCAGCCTGCCGGTGCTCCACGAAGCCTCCGATGAAGGGCGCATTGCCGGTTACAATGCCGTGAATTCCGTGCAGCGTTTCCGGCGCAAGACGCCTTTGCTGGTGGTCTTTACCGATCCCAATGTGATGCAGGTGGGGCAGACGTACCAGCAGCTGCGTGATGCTGGTACCCCTTTCGAGGTGGGGCAGGTGAGTTTTGAAGGACAGGGGCGCAGTCTGGTTATGGGTAGAAATTGTGGGTTGCTGCGCGTTTATGGGCACCGTGACAGCGGTGCGCTGCTGGGAGCGGAAATGATGGGCCCGGCTGGAGAGCACATCGCCCATGAGCTGGCCTGGGCTATGGAGCGTGGGCTGGACGTGTTTGAGATGATTCGTCTGCCCTTTTACCATCCTGTGGTGGAGGAAGGTCTGCGCACAGCGTTGCGGGAGCTGGCCGCCCGGGTGGATAGGCGAAAGGCCCGCTGGGAACTTTCTTTTGCCTGA
- a CDS encoding HAD family hydrolase, translated as MSHFWHKPLEGLIFDVDGTLLDSRDVIVYSLVDTARQLLNLELDPDELDWVMGSPGAVTLKKLGYHDPQHGIRQWYENYANHEEKLGFYDGMEEVLVRLRQRYGRMGVVTNNLRFKYKLMENRFDLDRFFDPAICVDDIARPKPYPDPMLEVCRQWSISPRKAVYIGDSENDLHSAHSAGAEFICAGWGAYDRAFFQKKGVPILETPEELLHLLP; from the coding sequence ATGTCCCACTTCTGGCATAAGCCTCTGGAAGGTCTGATTTTTGATGTGGATGGAACCCTGCTGGACAGCCGGGATGTCATCGTCTACTCCCTGGTGGACACCGCCCGCCAGCTGCTGAACCTGGAGCTGGATCCCGATGAGCTTGACTGGGTCATGGGCAGTCCAGGAGCCGTTACCCTGAAAAAACTGGGATACCACGACCCCCAGCACGGTATACGCCAGTGGTACGAAAATTACGCGAACCATGAAGAGAAGCTGGGGTTTTACGATGGAATGGAAGAGGTGCTGGTGCGGCTTCGGCAGCGTTATGGGCGCATGGGTGTTGTTACCAACAATCTGCGTTTCAAGTACAAGCTCATGGAAAACCGCTTTGACCTTGACCGCTTTTTCGACCCGGCTATCTGTGTCGATGATATTGCCCGGCCAAAGCCCTATCCGGACCCCATGCTGGAAGTGTGCCGCCAATGGAGTATCTCACCGCGCAAAGCCGTGTATATCGGCGATTCCGAAAATGATCTGCACAGTGCTCACAGCGCCGGTGCCGAATTCATCTGCGCTGGCTGGGGTGCCTATGACAGGGCCTTTTTTCAGAAAAAAGGGGTTCCCATCCTGGAAACCCCTGAAGAATTATTACATCTGCTACCCTGA